The following are encoded together in the Echinicola jeungdonensis genome:
- a CDS encoding glycoside hydrolase family 66 protein — protein sequence MTGLIGVLLILSLGCNNKEEPRPDSVDKGEQITLDITTNKAKYNPGETIAFRIQGDVPSNSKVSYTLLGKVVEENPLSSKNWEWTAPETDFKGYLVKITRPDENGGEEVLASVGVDVSSDWTRFPRYGFLSKFPQMNEEEVGEVITNLNRYHINGLQFYDWHYQHHRPLAGSAEDPEPVWRDIINREIYFSTVEEYISKAHDRGMKAMFYNLIFGAMKTAEQDGVSPGWFLYTDPNHQQKDLHPLPQPPFVSDIFLLDPSNSSWQDYLIQENQEVYEALPFDGFHMDQLGKRNKALYTYEGNSVQLENTYQPFIEAIKDGHPQKELVLNAVNQYGQDGIGQSETGFLYTEVWGPNDRYEHLAEIIQNNHEYSNGEKNSVLAAYMNYDLADQAGYFNTPAVLLTDAVIFAFGGAHLELGEHMLGKEYFPNNNLQMRKDLKERLVKYYDFMVAYQNLLRDGGSFNDPVVSSYGQVSFGSWPPQAGEVSVVGKEVGDKQVIHLLNFSNATTLNWRDNNGNQAYPQKKENVHVVIQSSKPVQKVWLASPDFNGCSAKELDFKQQGDQVSITLPTLEFWDMLVLE from the coding sequence ATGACAGGACTAATTGGGGTATTGTTGATACTTTCTTTAGGCTGTAACAATAAGGAGGAACCACGTCCGGACTCTGTGGATAAGGGAGAACAAATTACCCTGGATATAACCACCAATAAAGCCAAATATAATCCGGGTGAAACCATAGCATTCAGGATCCAAGGTGATGTGCCTTCCAATTCAAAGGTGAGTTATACCTTATTGGGAAAGGTAGTGGAAGAAAATCCCTTGTCCTCAAAAAATTGGGAATGGACTGCCCCAGAAACTGATTTTAAAGGTTATTTGGTCAAGATTACCCGACCAGATGAAAATGGTGGAGAGGAAGTTTTAGCCAGTGTGGGGGTAGATGTTAGCTCAGATTGGACCCGTTTTCCCCGGTATGGGTTTCTTTCCAAATTTCCTCAAATGAATGAAGAAGAAGTGGGGGAGGTGATTACTAATTTAAACCGCTATCATATCAATGGCCTTCAATTTTATGATTGGCATTACCAGCATCACCGCCCATTGGCTGGATCAGCAGAAGATCCTGAACCTGTTTGGAGGGATATCATCAATCGGGAGATTTATTTTTCTACCGTTGAAGAATATATTTCCAAGGCCCATGATAGAGGAATGAAAGCCATGTTTTACAACCTTATTTTTGGGGCCATGAAAACGGCCGAACAGGATGGTGTTTCCCCCGGATGGTTCTTGTACACGGACCCGAATCATCAGCAAAAAGATTTGCATCCCCTTCCCCAACCTCCCTTTGTCAGTGACATCTTTTTGCTGGATCCCTCAAACTCTTCCTGGCAGGATTATTTGATCCAGGAAAACCAGGAAGTTTATGAAGCGTTGCCCTTTGATGGATTTCATATGGACCAACTGGGCAAAAGGAACAAAGCCCTCTACACTTATGAGGGAAATTCAGTCCAATTGGAGAATACTTACCAGCCATTTATTGAGGCTATTAAAGATGGCCATCCACAAAAAGAGCTGGTGTTAAATGCGGTAAATCAATATGGGCAGGATGGGATTGGCCAATCTGAAACCGGATTCCTATACACGGAAGTTTGGGGTCCCAATGATCGTTATGAGCATCTGGCTGAAATTATCCAGAACAATCATGAATACAGTAACGGAGAAAAAAACAGTGTTCTGGCGGCCTATATGAATTATGATTTGGCTGATCAGGCAGGGTATTTCAATACCCCGGCAGTTTTGCTGACGGATGCAGTGATTTTTGCCTTTGGAGGAGCTCATCTTGAATTGGGTGAGCATATGTTGGGTAAGGAGTATTTCCCCAACAATAACCTACAGATGAGAAAAGATCTCAAGGAGCGGTTGGTGAAGTACTATGATTTTATGGTGGCCTATCAAAATCTACTTCGGGATGGAGGCAGCTTTAATGACCCAGTGGTTTCCAGTTATGGGCAGGTTTCTTTTGGTTCCTGGCCTCCACAGGCAGGTGAGGTGTCCGTGGTAGGAAAAGAAGTCGGGGATAAACAGGTGATTCACTTATTGAATTTTAGCAATGCAACCACTTTGAATTGGAGGGACAATAATGGCAATCAAGCCTATCCCCAAAAAAAGGAGAATGTTCATGTTGTGATCCAATCTTCCAAGCCGGTTCAAAAAGTCTGGTTGGCCTCACCTGATTTTAATGGCTGTTCAGCTAAAGAATTGGACTTTAAACAACAAGGCGATCAAGTATCCATCACACTTCCAACCCTGGAATTTTGGGACATGCTCGTTTTGGAATAA
- a CDS encoding type II toxin-antitoxin system RelE/ParE family toxin — protein MPYNYQLSEEAESDVFESYLWYEKQKKGLGEEFLDAIDAAGKAIASNPTTYRVRFKKKVRAFVIDRFPYLVLYVVNGNDIDVI, from the coding sequence ATGCCCTATAATTACCAACTGTCCGAAGAGGCGGAATCGGATGTTTTCGAGTCCTATCTTTGGTATGAAAAGCAAAAGAAAGGTTTAGGGGAAGAATTTTTGGATGCAATTGATGCAGCAGGAAAGGCCATAGCAAGCAATCCTACAACTTACCGGGTTCGTTTCAAAAAGAAAGTCAGGGCTTTTGTAATAGATCGGTTTCCCTACCTTGTTTTGTATGTTGTAAATGGAAATGATATTGATGTCATATAG
- a CDS encoding Gfo/Idh/MocA family protein, translated as MNPKRRNFLRNSTQLVAGLGLSAVPGNTLFADTAKQSKSPFSPNEMVNVALIGCRSMGWTNLTSFLTHENVRCTALCDVDRKILNERAGELEKNTGIKPSLYSDYRKLLENKDIDVVIIGTPDHWHCLQMVEACAAGKDVYVEKPIANSIEECNLMVAAKNRYGSIVQVGQWQRSDPHWKSALEYLNSGKLGKIRSAKTWAYVNYGRSFPTKANQPVPEGVDYDMWLGPAPKRPFNPNRFHGNFRYFWDYGGGLMTDWGVHMIDMVLSGMEVSTPGLVSAVGGKYGNPQSAAETPDTLNAVYDFGEFSMLWEQSLGTGREPYNRQSGEPGVAFVGNNGTLVINRNTWEIYPEVNEDKYMVDPIPIQRKPGAWSYGLDHHTRNFLDCIKNRQQPNCTIEMGRNAAINAQIGNISYRLGTALKWVDHKNQFIDNPKANEMAKAIYRAPWNLPSV; from the coding sequence ATGAACCCAAAACGAAGAAATTTCTTGAGAAATTCCACCCAGTTGGTAGCCGGATTAGGGCTTTCAGCTGTACCGGGAAATACTCTTTTTGCTGATACAGCAAAACAATCCAAATCCCCTTTTTCGCCCAATGAGATGGTTAACGTGGCCCTAATTGGCTGTAGGAGTATGGGGTGGACCAATCTGACCTCCTTTCTCACTCACGAAAATGTAAGGTGCACCGCACTATGTGATGTGGATAGGAAAATCCTGAATGAACGTGCAGGAGAACTGGAAAAAAATACTGGTATAAAACCTTCCCTTTATAGCGATTATAGAAAATTGCTGGAAAACAAGGATATCGATGTCGTAATCATAGGTACACCTGATCATTGGCATTGCCTTCAAATGGTCGAAGCCTGTGCAGCTGGAAAAGATGTATATGTAGAAAAACCCATCGCAAATAGTATTGAGGAATGTAACCTGATGGTGGCTGCCAAAAATAGGTATGGCAGCATTGTACAAGTGGGACAATGGCAACGTAGCGACCCTCACTGGAAAAGTGCTTTGGAGTATCTCAATTCCGGAAAATTAGGTAAGATCAGATCTGCGAAAACCTGGGCTTATGTAAATTATGGCCGAAGTTTTCCAACCAAAGCGAATCAACCAGTTCCTGAAGGGGTAGATTACGATATGTGGCTGGGGCCAGCACCAAAGAGACCTTTTAACCCCAACCGCTTTCATGGAAATTTCCGGTATTTCTGGGATTATGGAGGGGGATTGATGACCGACTGGGGGGTCCATATGATTGATATGGTCCTTTCGGGAATGGAAGTGTCCACTCCTGGCTTGGTATCGGCAGTCGGAGGAAAATATGGTAATCCTCAAAGTGCGGCAGAAACACCTGACACCCTGAACGCGGTCTATGATTTTGGAGAATTTTCTATGCTGTGGGAACAATCCCTGGGTACGGGAAGAGAGCCATATAACAGGCAAAGCGGGGAACCAGGAGTCGCCTTTGTAGGCAATAATGGCACACTAGTTATCAATAGAAATACCTGGGAAATATACCCTGAAGTCAATGAGGATAAATATATGGTGGACCCCATACCCATTCAGAGAAAACCAGGCGCCTGGTCTTATGGCCTTGATCACCACACCCGTAATTTCCTGGATTGCATTAAGAACCGGCAACAACCCAATTGCACAATTGAAATGGGGCGAAATGCAGCCATCAATGCACAGATAGGAAACATCTCCTACCGTCTTGGTACTGCATTAAAATGGGTTGATCATAAAAACCAATTTATCGATAATCCTAAGGCCAATGAAATGGCCAAAGCAATTTATCGAGCCCCCTGGAACTTGCCAAGTGTATAG
- a CDS encoding addiction module protein: protein MDIKSVKIDLIHWLTELQDKTVLKKLQGLKEQQESTIELSPEQKKELEARFEKYENGEMEFSPWDTVKDRIRKRAKDAL, encoded by the coding sequence ATGGATATAAAATCTGTTAAAATCGATCTTATCCACTGGCTTACTGAGCTTCAGGACAAGACTGTCCTGAAAAAGCTTCAAGGGCTAAAAGAGCAACAGGAAAGTACTATTGAATTAAGTCCAGAACAAAAAAAAGAACTGGAGGCTAGGTTTGAGAAGTATGAAAATGGGGAAATGGAGTTTTCCCCATGGGATACTGTGAAAGACAGGATAAGAAAACGTGCTAAGGATGCCCTATAA
- a CDS encoding REP-associated tyrosine transposase, which yields MGEAYQARDQEMPCFLTFQVVGWADVFSRKVYRDFVLENLTYFRKEKGLYLFGYVIMTNHIHLVVQQKDGKFSAWVRDFKKFTSKKLLAMILENQQESRKEWLKMIFIYHAKFNKRSGGMQFWTHENHAIELYRHEMTESRVKYIHENPVRAGLVEKPEDYLCSSARNYSGLKGLIEVDYW from the coding sequence ATGGGTGAAGCCTATCAGGCAAGAGATCAGGAAATGCCTTGTTTTTTAACCTTCCAAGTGGTAGGTTGGGCTGATGTTTTTTCAAGAAAAGTCTATAGGGACTTCGTCTTGGAAAACCTGACCTATTTCAGAAAAGAAAAAGGACTTTACCTTTTTGGATATGTCATCATGACAAACCATATTCATTTGGTGGTTCAGCAAAAAGACGGGAAATTTTCAGCATGGGTACGTGATTTCAAAAAGTTTACAAGCAAGAAACTACTTGCCATGATTCTGGAGAATCAACAAGAAAGTAGGAAAGAATGGTTGAAGATGATCTTTATTTACCATGCAAAATTCAACAAAAGGTCTGGAGGCATGCAGTTCTGGACTCATGAGAACCATGCTATAGAACTTTACCGACATGAAATGACCGAAAGCAGAGTCAAATACATCCATGAAAATCCAGTTAGAGCAGGATTAGTGGAGAAACCTGAAGATTATTTGTGTTCAAGCGCCAGAAACTACTCAGGACTCAAAGGGTTAATTGAGGTAGATTATTGGTGA
- a CDS encoding 3-keto-disaccharide hydrolase: protein MDTYNQIPKILSFVLCVLAFAQVKAQEQKGPQMTPEMTEFWDHKVPIISPGEITENAAMTAPSDALVLFDGKDLSKWESVKGGPAKWIVENGVFTVNKGTGDIQTIEKFNDFQLHIEWKVPENITGKSQFRGNSGIYLQGRYELQVLDNYNNPTYSNGQAGSIYKQTPPLKNAMRAPGEWNVYDIIYTAPRFKEDKTLFSPGRVTVIHNGVVIQNNTQIKGHTPFTGLPKYTYHEKGSIKLQDHGDPSEPISYRNIWIREL from the coding sequence ATGGATACATATAATCAAATACCAAAAATACTTTCTTTTGTTTTATGCGTATTAGCCTTTGCGCAGGTCAAGGCCCAAGAGCAAAAAGGTCCACAAATGACCCCGGAAATGACGGAATTTTGGGACCATAAAGTGCCCATAATAAGTCCGGGCGAAATAACCGAAAATGCTGCTATGACGGCACCTTCAGATGCCTTGGTGCTTTTTGATGGCAAAGATCTGTCAAAGTGGGAAAGTGTAAAGGGGGGACCTGCTAAATGGATTGTTGAAAATGGTGTTTTTACTGTGAATAAAGGAACAGGAGATATCCAAACTATTGAGAAATTTAATGATTTCCAATTGCATATTGAATGGAAGGTTCCGGAAAATATTACTGGGAAAAGCCAGTTTAGGGGTAATAGCGGAATTTATTTACAAGGAAGGTATGAATTGCAAGTACTGGACAATTACAACAATCCCACCTATAGTAATGGCCAGGCAGGAAGTATCTATAAGCAAACCCCTCCTTTGAAAAATGCAATGAGGGCTCCAGGCGAGTGGAATGTCTATGACATTATCTATACTGCCCCCCGTTTCAAGGAAGATAAAACCCTGTTTTCTCCAGGAAGGGTGACTGTCATCCATAATGGAGTGGTGATTCAAAACAACACCCAGATCAAAGGTCATACGCCATTCACAGGACTTCCCAAATACACGTATCATGAAAAAGGTTCTATTAAGCTTCAGGATCATGGGGATCCTAGTGAGCCCATCAGTTACCGGAATATTTGGATAAGGGAGCTTTGA
- a CDS encoding SusC/RagA family TonB-linked outer membrane protein, producing the protein MNRILLNPKRGNHLGWSYQHQSWSLPKKMLIIFLWMAIALFIVSSAKAQNTQLVKGTVNDPSGESIPGATVRLKGSSNIGTITDLEGRYELKIPEENENGTLVFSFVGYKKQEVVINGRSTINITLQADMQSLDEVVVVGYGSQKKKDITGAIGSVDTEDIKSMPVPTVSNAIQGRTAGVQVVVSGQPGADATFRIRGTGTINNSNPLLVIDGVPTTSGLNQINMNDVESIQVLKDASAAAIYGSRGANGVVIITTKKGANGEGSLNFDVYSGVQQVANPLEMLNAAQFAVLHNEMMENNGLETRPDFSDPSSWGEGTDWLGTLFRTAPQQSYSLSYSNGNEKSNVYASASVLDQKGVVMETGYRRYTLQLNSDVLVFDRLKFGNNLTLNHDVNKSGDYSIRNAMAALPTQSIYNEDGSYAGPVGRPSWYGDISNPIGKARLVENSTLGYNIRGSVYGDLEITENLSFKSTAGIQANFWDTRTWSPSYDWQPIPQPEAFLSRNFHKSITWLWDNTLTYRKVFGDHQITAMLGTSMQENRFDFMGGSVQGFASEVTQQLDNGTEQPTLGGNASEWGLMSYMARANYDYKGKYLLTGTLRRDGSSRFGAGNKWGVFPSGSFAWRVSNEEFFKSVAISDLKIRAGYGVTGNQEIGNYSFASALSTGQYNFNGTLVPTVVPAIMPNPNVRWEAVEQINVGIDASIWQDRLTVTLDGYIKNTNDMLVPMAVPVSTGYSDIVVPQINAGKISNKGIELSIGSTNIQREDFIWTSDFNVSYNHNEVISLNDTVPMTTGSVGFNYNLARIQAGRSINEFYGFVTNGLFQTQEEVENYAVQVGGSDPFNRTSAGDIKFKDLNNDGVINDEDRTFIGNPNPDFIFALNNNLTFKNFDLSLFLQGVAGNQIFNANRIWAEGMAVAQNQTTETLNRWTGEGTSNEMPRAVFNDPNKNTRPSDRYIEDGSYLRVKNVTLGYNFPESILNRFSLSKLRVYGSAQNLYTFTQYQGMDPEVPINGIDLNVYPVTRTLTLGVNLSF; encoded by the coding sequence ATGAATCGAATTTTACTTAACCCAAAACGGGGAAATCATTTGGGCTGGTCTTACCAACACCAGTCCTGGTCTCTTCCAAAAAAGATGTTGATCATCTTTTTATGGATGGCCATTGCTCTGTTTATCGTTTCTTCGGCAAAGGCCCAAAATACACAGCTGGTAAAAGGAACAGTTAATGATCCGAGTGGGGAATCCATTCCCGGAGCTACCGTTAGACTTAAAGGAAGTTCCAATATTGGGACCATTACGGATTTGGAGGGAAGGTATGAACTGAAAATTCCTGAAGAAAACGAAAATGGCACTTTGGTCTTTTCTTTTGTGGGCTATAAAAAGCAAGAAGTAGTTATCAATGGTAGATCAACCATCAATATAACGCTTCAAGCAGATATGCAATCCCTGGATGAAGTGGTTGTAGTAGGTTATGGCAGCCAAAAGAAAAAGGACATTACCGGGGCTATTGGAAGTGTGGATACAGAAGATATCAAATCCATGCCCGTGCCTACTGTAAGTAATGCCATCCAGGGAAGGACGGCTGGTGTACAGGTGGTTGTTTCCGGCCAGCCAGGTGCGGATGCCACTTTTAGAATCCGGGGTACAGGAACCATCAATAATAGTAATCCACTATTGGTAATAGATGGAGTGCCTACCACTTCAGGACTCAACCAAATCAATATGAATGATGTGGAATCCATACAGGTCTTGAAGGATGCTTCAGCTGCAGCCATTTATGGTTCAAGGGGAGCCAATGGCGTAGTCATCATCACTACCAAAAAAGGAGCCAATGGGGAAGGTTCCCTTAACTTTGACGTTTATAGCGGGGTTCAGCAGGTGGCCAATCCCCTGGAGATGTTAAATGCGGCTCAGTTTGCAGTTTTGCACAATGAGATGATGGAAAACAATGGCCTTGAAACCCGGCCTGATTTTTCTGATCCATCATCCTGGGGGGAAGGGACTGATTGGTTAGGAACCTTATTTAGGACAGCTCCCCAGCAGAGTTATTCCTTGTCTTATTCCAATGGAAATGAAAAGTCCAATGTTTACGCTTCCGCCAGTGTGTTGGACCAAAAAGGAGTGGTCATGGAAACGGGATATAGAAGGTACACACTGCAGTTGAACTCTGATGTGTTGGTATTTGATAGGTTAAAATTTGGCAATAATTTGACTTTAAACCACGATGTCAACAAAAGTGGCGATTACAGTATTCGTAATGCGATGGCTGCATTGCCTACCCAATCCATTTACAACGAGGATGGATCCTATGCAGGTCCTGTTGGTAGGCCTTCCTGGTATGGGGATATTTCCAACCCGATTGGAAAAGCCCGCTTGGTTGAAAATTCAACCTTAGGCTATAATATTAGGGGCTCCGTATATGGTGATTTGGAAATTACCGAAAACCTGAGCTTTAAATCCACAGCTGGCATCCAGGCTAATTTTTGGGATACCAGAACATGGTCTCCTTCCTACGACTGGCAGCCAATTCCACAACCGGAAGCTTTTCTGTCCAGGAATTTCCATAAATCCATTACCTGGCTTTGGGACAATACCCTGACTTACCGGAAAGTTTTTGGAGATCACCAAATTACCGCCATGCTTGGGACCAGTATGCAGGAAAATCGCTTTGACTTTATGGGAGGTTCCGTCCAGGGTTTTGCCAGCGAGGTGACCCAGCAGCTGGACAATGGTACCGAACAGCCTACTTTGGGGGGAAATGCCTCTGAGTGGGGATTGATGTCCTATATGGCTCGTGCAAATTATGATTATAAAGGCAAATATTTGTTGACCGGTACTTTAAGGAGGGATGGATCTTCCCGGTTTGGCGCGGGAAATAAATGGGGTGTTTTTCCTTCCGGATCTTTTGCCTGGAGGGTTTCCAATGAAGAGTTTTTTAAATCGGTAGCTATCAGTGACTTGAAAATCAGGGCTGGTTATGGAGTAACCGGAAATCAGGAAATAGGTAATTATTCATTTGCTTCTGCTTTAAGCACAGGCCAATATAATTTTAATGGTACCCTGGTTCCCACGGTAGTTCCAGCCATCATGCCCAATCCTAATGTCAGGTGGGAAGCCGTAGAGCAAATCAATGTTGGTATAGATGCTTCAATATGGCAAGACAGGTTGACAGTAACTTTAGATGGGTATATCAAAAACACCAACGACATGTTGGTTCCAATGGCCGTTCCTGTTTCCACTGGCTACTCGGATATAGTTGTACCTCAAATCAATGCCGGTAAAATCAGCAATAAGGGGATTGAACTTAGCATTGGATCCACCAATATTCAAAGGGAAGATTTTATTTGGACTTCTGATTTCAATGTAAGCTACAATCATAATGAAGTCATCAGCTTGAATGATACTGTGCCCATGACCACCGGAAGTGTTGGGTTTAATTACAATTTGGCCAGAATTCAAGCAGGTAGATCCATCAATGAATTTTATGGTTTTGTGACCAATGGCTTATTTCAAACCCAGGAGGAAGTTGAAAATTATGCTGTACAGGTTGGGGGATCGGATCCGTTCAACAGGACTTCAGCAGGGGATATCAAGTTTAAAGATTTGAACAATGATGGGGTGATCAATGATGAGGACAGGACCTTTATTGGCAATCCCAATCCGGATTTCATTTTCGCCCTGAACAATAATTTGACCTTCAAAAACTTTGACCTTTCTCTTTTCCTTCAAGGGGTAGCAGGCAATCAGATTTTTAATGCCAACCGGATTTGGGCAGAAGGAATGGCTGTAGCCCAAAACCAAACCACCGAAACATTAAATCGATGGACTGGAGAGGGAACAAGTAATGAAATGCCCAGGGCAGTATTTAATGATCCTAATAAAAATACCCGTCCATCGGACCGGTACATAGAGGATGGTTCTTACCTCCGGGTCAAAAATGTTACCCTAGGTTACAATTTTCCTGAAAGTATTTTGAATCGCTTTAGCCTGTCAAAATTGAGGGTATATGGTTCAGCCCAAAACCTTTACACATTTACCCAATATCAGGGAATGGATCCGGAAGTTCCTATAAATGGAATTGACCTTAATGTCTATCCGGTAACCCGTACGCTTACCCTAGGTGTTAACCTGAGTTTCTAA
- a CDS encoding RagB/SusD family nutrient uptake outer membrane protein — translation MKIIKKIYIALLASTTLIACSDILEKQPLDTINTSNFFRTEEDAINAINGAYQPLQWPKLYNMRMWTSDIMAGNSIVGAGGGDDGRETQDMANFVTATDNPGVLDLWRGPAPGILRANTVLKNVPQMEIDQELKSRILGEAHFLRAHYYFILVRYFGDVPLITEPQNPEDDLRPTRTPKEEVFDLIINDFSMAFDLLPPKSNYAADDLGRACKGAAAGMLAKVYLTLGQYQNSLDMIAEVEALGYELNPIYEQNFDAQHENDQESLFEVQYFGKTSNSFWGNENQASWVSTFTGPRNADMVAGGYGWNQPTQEFVNSYEEGDLRKDATILYEEGPQFDGQEYDSDYSTTGYNLRKFLVPKSISPNYDTNPLNFPVLRFSDVLLMKAEALNELGRTSEAETPLNKVRDRAGLDPVSGLSQEEFRMKVLHERRIELAFEGQRWFDLIRVNGGQYGLDFLHSIGKSNASEKHLLFPIPQKEIDVNPNLTQNMGY, via the coding sequence ATGAAAATTATTAAAAAGATATATATAGCCCTTTTGGCTAGCACAACCCTTATAGCTTGCAGTGATATTTTAGAAAAGCAGCCCCTGGATACTATCAATACCTCCAACTTCTTCCGCACTGAAGAAGATGCCATCAATGCCATTAATGGGGCATATCAGCCCCTTCAATGGCCAAAATTATACAATATGCGGATGTGGACTTCCGATATTATGGCTGGTAATAGCATTGTGGGTGCAGGCGGTGGTGATGATGGCCGGGAAACCCAGGATATGGCCAATTTTGTCACCGCCACGGATAATCCAGGCGTTCTTGATCTTTGGAGAGGGCCTGCACCGGGCATTTTGAGAGCCAATACGGTATTGAAAAATGTGCCTCAAATGGAAATTGACCAGGAGTTAAAAAGTAGGATCTTAGGGGAAGCCCATTTCCTGAGAGCTCACTATTATTTTATCCTGGTAAGGTATTTTGGGGATGTTCCTTTAATCACTGAACCACAAAATCCGGAAGATGACTTAAGACCTACTCGTACTCCCAAAGAAGAAGTTTTTGATTTGATCATTAACGATTTCTCAATGGCTTTTGATTTGTTACCTCCCAAATCAAATTATGCAGCTGATGATCTTGGCCGGGCCTGTAAGGGGGCTGCAGCCGGTATGCTAGCCAAAGTTTACTTGACTTTGGGTCAGTATCAGAATTCATTGGACATGATTGCAGAAGTGGAAGCATTGGGATATGAACTGAATCCAATTTATGAACAGAATTTTGATGCCCAACACGAAAATGACCAGGAGTCTTTGTTTGAGGTGCAATATTTTGGAAAAACCAGTAATAGTTTTTGGGGAAATGAAAACCAAGCTTCTTGGGTAAGCACCTTTACAGGACCTCGAAATGCAGATATGGTAGCAGGTGGCTACGGTTGGAATCAGCCTACGCAGGAATTTGTGAATTCCTATGAAGAGGGGGATTTAAGAAAAGATGCCACCATTCTTTACGAAGAAGGGCCCCAATTTGACGGTCAGGAATATGATTCAGATTATTCCACCACAGGGTACAACCTTAGGAAATTTTTGGTGCCCAAAAGCATTTCACCCAATTATGATACCAATCCTCTTAATTTCCCAGTACTCCGCTTTTCTGATGTATTGCTGATGAAAGCTGAAGCTTTAAATGAATTGGGCCGTACTTCGGAGGCAGAAACCCCACTAAATAAAGTGAGGGATAGGGCAGGGTTGGACCCTGTTTCAGGCCTTTCCCAAGAGGAGTTTAGGATGAAAGTCCTGCATGAAAGAAGAATAGAATTGGCTTTTGAGGGGCAACGCTGGTTTGACCTGATCCGGGTCAATGGAGGACAATATGGCTTGGATTTTCTTCATTCCATTGGAAAGTCCAATGCATCAGAAAAACACCTATTGTTTCCTATTCCTCAAAAAGAAATAGATGTTAATCCTAACCTGACCCAAAATATGGGGTATTAA